One segment of Mycolicibacterium baixiangningiae DNA contains the following:
- the benC gene encoding benzoate 1,2-dioxygenase electron transfer component BenC has protein sequence MTSTETTSTETTSTETRTHRVALSFEDGVTRFISCRDDQTVADASYRQRINIPLDCRDGACGTCKALCESGSYDGGTYIDDALPVDEAAAGYVLPCSMRPRSDLVLQIASSSEVAKTAAGTFTGTLVGLDRLSPSTVAFAVEIPNRADLAFLPGQYVNIAVPGTDVVRSYSFSNAPHEERLTFLVKLTPGGAMSAYLAERAAVGDEITFTGPHGSFFLRETERPVLLLAGGTGLAPVLSMLRTLRAARSPRKAHLIYGVSSDTDLVELDTLSAIAAELPGLTWEYCVADPASTAANKGPDRAYVTSLIRPGHLYDGDVAIYLCGPPPMVESVRKHVAAAGIEPFGFYYEKFALAAPADSASGATVATAPREPAPVASAPREALIVTPDARTVAGQAVFPDAPIAPAPAGVAVPADGDTARRIAGQLIGAAGAGSAPEIPLDDDTALLTGAARTVAGQHLFPPPAVETEPPEIAADGYQIGEEHPEVHESDAIFQAREALELGALELTIGRLSTPQLTGYRLLAESTLPYVDGDRFVDAAQYTETNAAFHDYLFTLTGNDHLLQAYQALGVKGRMSEVLRNATWCHPLCAQDHVDIVAAFDAGDRAAARSLIAAHAERSKQTMRRAMADAAAARRPRFVTPGRFAGKVVLVTGAAQGIGEQTARRISAEGGRLVLADRSELVKELADELTTGGPDARAVTVDLEHFDGAEAMVAQALSAFDRIDVLINNVGGAINFKPFIEFTDREIRAEVDRSLMTTLYACRAALPSMVARGAGVIVNVSSAATRGIHRIPYSAAKGGINAITASLALEYAGDGIRVVAAAPGGTQAPPRRISRGTPEFGNDTERSWFQAHIDQTVDSSSMKRYGTLDEQAAAICFLASDEASYITGTVLPVAGGDQG, from the coding sequence ATGACATCCACCGAGACGACATCCACCGAAACCACATCCACCGAAACCCGCACCCACCGGGTCGCCCTGTCCTTCGAGGACGGCGTCACCCGGTTCATCAGCTGCCGCGACGACCAGACCGTCGCCGACGCGTCCTACCGCCAGCGCATCAACATCCCGCTCGACTGCCGTGACGGTGCCTGCGGAACGTGCAAGGCGCTCTGCGAATCCGGGAGCTACGACGGTGGCACCTACATCGACGACGCCCTGCCCGTCGACGAGGCCGCGGCCGGCTACGTGCTGCCCTGCAGCATGCGGCCCCGTTCGGATCTGGTGCTGCAGATCGCGAGCAGCTCCGAGGTGGCCAAGACGGCCGCCGGGACGTTCACCGGCACGCTCGTCGGCCTGGACCGGCTCTCGCCGTCGACGGTGGCGTTCGCTGTGGAGATCCCCAACCGTGCGGACCTCGCGTTCCTGCCGGGGCAGTACGTCAACATCGCAGTACCGGGAACCGATGTGGTGCGGTCCTATTCGTTCAGCAACGCGCCGCACGAGGAACGGCTCACCTTCCTGGTGAAGTTGACGCCGGGGGGCGCCATGTCCGCCTATCTGGCGGAGCGGGCCGCCGTCGGTGACGAGATCACCTTCACGGGTCCGCACGGATCGTTCTTCCTGCGCGAGACCGAGCGGCCGGTACTGCTGCTGGCCGGCGGCACGGGCCTGGCGCCGGTGCTGTCGATGTTGCGGACCCTGCGCGCTGCCCGCAGTCCGCGCAAAGCCCACCTCATCTACGGCGTCAGCTCGGACACCGACCTCGTCGAACTGGACACGCTGAGCGCGATCGCCGCGGAGTTGCCGGGGTTGACGTGGGAGTACTGCGTGGCCGACCCGGCAAGCACCGCCGCGAACAAGGGCCCGGACCGGGCCTATGTCACCAGCCTGATCCGGCCCGGCCACCTCTACGACGGCGACGTGGCGATCTATCTGTGCGGGCCTCCGCCGATGGTCGAGTCGGTGCGCAAACACGTCGCTGCGGCCGGAATCGAACCGTTCGGCTTCTACTACGAGAAGTTCGCGCTGGCCGCACCCGCCGACAGCGCGTCTGGGGCCACCGTGGCCACCGCACCGCGCGAGCCCGCACCCGTCGCCTCGGCGCCGCGTGAGGCGCTGATCGTCACCCCCGACGCCCGGACGGTGGCCGGTCAGGCCGTCTTCCCCGACGCGCCGATCGCCCCGGCGCCCGCGGGCGTCGCGGTCCCCGCCGACGGGGACACCGCACGCCGGATCGCCGGACAGCTCATCGGCGCCGCCGGTGCCGGCAGCGCGCCGGAGATTCCGCTCGACGACGACACCGCCCTGCTCACCGGCGCCGCCCGGACGGTGGCCGGCCAGCACCTCTTCCCCCCGCCGGCTGTCGAGACCGAACCCCCCGAAATCGCCGCGGACGGATACCAGATCGGCGAGGAGCACCCCGAGGTGCACGAATCCGACGCGATCTTCCAGGCCCGCGAGGCGCTCGAACTGGGGGCACTCGAGCTCACCATCGGCCGGTTGAGCACCCCGCAGTTGACCGGCTACCGGTTGCTCGCCGAATCGACGCTGCCCTATGTCGACGGCGACCGGTTCGTCGACGCCGCCCAGTACACCGAGACCAACGCCGCGTTCCACGACTATCTGTTCACGCTCACCGGAAACGACCACCTGCTGCAGGCCTACCAGGCGCTCGGCGTCAAGGGCCGGATGAGCGAAGTGCTGCGAAACGCCACCTGGTGTCACCCGCTGTGCGCGCAGGACCACGTCGACATCGTCGCGGCGTTCGACGCCGGCGACCGGGCGGCGGCACGGTCGCTCATCGCAGCGCACGCCGAACGCTCGAAACAGACGATGCGGCGGGCGATGGCCGACGCTGCGGCGGCGCGACGGCCGCGGTTCGTCACCCCGGGCCGGTTCGCCGGCAAGGTCGTGCTCGTGACCGGTGCCGCACAGGGCATCGGTGAGCAGACCGCGCGCCGCATCAGTGCCGAAGGCGGCCGCCTCGTTCTCGCCGACCGCTCGGAGCTGGTGAAGGAACTGGCCGACGAACTGACCACCGGCGGTCCGGATGCCCGGGCGGTGACCGTGGACCTCGAACACTTCGACGGCGCGGAAGCCATGGTGGCCCAAGCGTTGTCGGCGTTCGACCGGATCGACGTGCTGATCAACAATGTCGGCGGCGCCATCAACTTCAAACCGTTCATCGAATTCACCGACCGCGAGATCCGCGCGGAGGTCGACCGGTCGCTGATGACCACGCTCTACGCCTGCCGGGCGGCGCTGCCGTCGATGGTGGCGCGCGGGGCGGGCGTCATCGTCAACGTCTCGTCGGCCGCGACCCGCGGCATCCACCGCATCCCCTATTCCGCGGCCAAGGGCGGCATCAACGCGATCACCGCCTCGCTCGCCCTCGAATACGCCGGCGACGGGATCCGGGTGGTCGCCGCCGCCCCGGGTGGTACGCAGGCCCCGCCGCGGCGGATCTCCCGCGGCACACCGGAATTCGGCAACGACACCGAGCGCTCCTGGTTCCAGGCCCACATCGATCAGACCGTCGATTCCTCGTCGATGAAGCGGTACGGCACTCTCGATGAACAGGCCGCGGCCATCTGCTTCCTGGCCTCCGACGAGGCGTCCTACATCACCGGCACCGTGTTGCCGGTCGCCGGCGGCGATCAGGGCTAG